The genome window GAATTGCAGCGCCATCCGATTGGGGGGGTCATCATCCATGCGGACTTTAAAAAGATCAATATGAATGAAAAGGTGCATACATCAGTTCCCGTGCTCATGACCGGTGATCCAGAGCTTGGCGTTGCTACATTGGTTCGTCATAACGTAGACATTAGCTGCTTGCCTGGAAATATTCCGGAATCGTTCACGGTAAATGTAGATGGGTTGAATATCGGTGACGTCGTGCTGGTCAGTGATCTGGTCGTTCCGCCGGGGATCGAGCTGGGGGTAGATGCGACTGAAGTGTTGATCAGTGTCCTGCCGGTCAAAGCCAAATCAGAGGAGTCTATCGAAGCTCAGCACGAAGCGGAGCAGGTGGCTGAAGCGGCTGGCTCGACGGAACAATCAAAAAGAGTGTAGCTCTTACGTAAAAGGCTCGGGTGGCGGCATCCGAGCCTTTTTTTACCTTTTTTGATTTCCATTGTCCATGCATCCATGCAGGAGGAGAACAGGCTTCATATCCTGCTAGTATGTCAAACGGAGGGTGGAATCGCATAAGAGATGATGGAATTATTGTGGATGGCCGTTGGTGTAGCCGCGACATTGATTGTAGCCGGGCTCATTCGACTTTACTTTCGTTTTGAGGTCCGTGCGTACGTAGCTGAGGATGAAGAGCCTGAGGGAAAGTATCGCATTTTGCGAAAAGTGCAGACCCCTACCCAGCGAGTAGCCCTTGTGGAGCATGAAGACCAGCTGCTGGTCTATGCTAACGGCTATGTCATGTTCGGAACAACCGAAGATGAAGACATGTATGGGGAAGCCTTGATTCACGTTCCTGTGTCGGTTGCGCAGAAACGTGAGCGTGTCCTGCTCATTGGAGCGGGAGGCGGCATAACGGCAAGGGAAGTCCTTCGTTATCCGGACGTGAAAGAAATTACCGTGATAGATATTGATCCAGTCATGATTGAATTCGGGAAGACACTGGAACCGCTCGTCAAGTTTAACCAAGGGTCGTTGAACCATCCCAAGGTTCGGACGGTAGTCGAGGATGGAAGGAGCTTTCTGGAGAAAAATGAGGAGAAGTGGGATGTCATCATTTTGGATGTGCCTGAACCCACCATGGAAAGCCTCGGTCTCAGTCGGCTCTATAGCTGGGAGTTTTACAGTCTGTTGAGAGAGCGTTTGAATCCTGGCGGGGTTGCGGGAATCGCTGGTTCGGTTCTTTCCAATACCCCGGAGTACTTCTGGACGATACAGGCCACGCTCAAGGCAGCCGGCTTTTCGGTATTGCCCTATCACTTTGATGTTCTAGTGGAGCATGATGAAGATTGGGGGTACTGTGTGGCTGCTACCAGACCCATTTCACCTGCAGATGTGAACATTCAGGTTCCCAACCGTTACTTGAATCGCGACAGGCTGAAGGATATGTTCCATATTCGCTACGGATACTGGAAGTACTGGGAAGAAGACGAAATCCAGACAGACCGGAACCGGGTGCTGGCGTATTATCAAAATGAAGACATGTAACGATGAGTCCCACTTTCGGTGGGGCTTTATCTTTTGTTCGGCAGTCCATTCTAGTACAATGGGGAAAGATTAGGAGGGATCACCGTGAAAGTAATCATCGGGCTGGGGAATCCCGGCAAGAAATACGAAGATACGAGACATAATGCGGGTTTTATGGCCATAGATAAAATAAGCGAGAAATGGGGCATTCCTGTCCAGCAAAATAAATTCCGGGCACTCGTAGGAGAAGGCAGGATCGAGGGCGA of Brevibacillus choshinensis contains these proteins:
- a CDS encoding 50S ribosomal protein L25, which gives rise to MEAIQGQMRAQGMGNSVKSLRRNGWVPAIVYGSDMSNQEIQVQAKELDAALRRQATNKPYKLVVDGNTYDVMVNELQRHPIGGVIIHADFKKINMNEKVHTSVPVLMTGDPELGVATLVRHNVDISCLPGNIPESFTVNVDGLNIGDVVLVSDLVVPPGIELGVDATEVLISVLPVKAKSEESIEAQHEAEQVAEAAGSTEQSKRV
- a CDS encoding spermidine synthase: MMELLWMAVGVAATLIVAGLIRLYFRFEVRAYVAEDEEPEGKYRILRKVQTPTQRVALVEHEDQLLVYANGYVMFGTTEDEDMYGEALIHVPVSVAQKRERVLLIGAGGGITAREVLRYPDVKEITVIDIDPVMIEFGKTLEPLVKFNQGSLNHPKVRTVVEDGRSFLEKNEEKWDVIILDVPEPTMESLGLSRLYSWEFYSLLRERLNPGGVAGIAGSVLSNTPEYFWTIQATLKAAGFSVLPYHFDVLVEHDEDWGYCVAATRPISPADVNIQVPNRYLNRDRLKDMFHIRYGYWKYWEEDEIQTDRNRVLAYYQNEDM